The Cervus elaphus chromosome 32, mCerEla1.1, whole genome shotgun sequence genome window below encodes:
- the TCIM gene encoding transcriptional and immune response regulator, whose amino-acid sequence MKAKPSQPAFSMSTSLRVSPSIHGYHFDTASRKKAVGNIFENIDQEALQRLFKNSGDKKAEERAKIIFAIDQDLEEKTRALMALKKRTKDKLFQFLKLRKYSIKVH is encoded by the coding sequence ATGAAAGCCAAGCCAAGCCAGCCGGCCTTCAGCATGTCCACCTCGCTGCGAGTCAGCCCGTCCATCCACGGCTACCACTTCGACACAGCCTCACGTAAGAAAGCTGTGGGCAACATCTTCGAAAACATAGACCAAGAAGCATTGCAGAGGCTCTTCAAAAACTCCGGGGACAAGAAAGCAGAGGAGAGAGCTAAGATCATTTTTGCCATAGATCAAGACCTAGAGGAGAAGACACGAGCCCTGATGGCTCTGAAGAAGAGGACAAAAGACAAGCTTTTCCAGTTTCTGAAACTGCGGAAATATTCCATCAAAGTTCACTGA